One Anolis carolinensis isolate JA03-04 chromosome 4, rAnoCar3.1.pri, whole genome shotgun sequence DNA window includes the following coding sequences:
- the med30 gene encoding mediator of RNA polymerase II transcription subunit 30 codes for MSTPPLAGAGMPPGPFSGPQAQAAREVNTASLCRIGQETVQDIVFRTMEIFQLLRNMQLPNGVTYHTGTYQDRLGKLQEHLRQLSILFRKLRLVYDKCNENCAGLDPIPIEQLIPYVEEDGFKHDDRGAASQLLFASEERREIMEVNKKLKQKNQQLKQIMDQLRNLIWDINAMLAMRN; via the exons ATGTCTACACCACCTCTAGCTGGAGCAGGAATGCCTCCTGGCCCATTTTCAGGACCTCAAGCTCAAGCTGCACGGGAGGTGAACACGGCTTCTCTGTGTCGCATTGGTCAGGAAACGGTGCAGGACATTGTATTTCGCACCATGGAAATCTTCCAGCTGCTGAGAAACATGCAG CTTCCAAACGGTGTCACCTATCATACAGGAACCTATCAAGACAGACTAGGAAAGCTCCAAGAACATCTACGCCAACTCTCCATTCTTTTTAGGAAACTGAGATTAGTGTATGATAAATGCAATGAAAACTGTGCGGGGCTTGACCCTATTCCAATAGAG CAACTTATTCCTTATGTTGAAGAAGATGGCTTCAAACATGATGATCggggagcagccagccagctcctCTTTGCCAGTGAAGAGAGAAGGGAAATCATGGAAGTGAACAAG AAGCTAAAGCAGAAGAATCAACAGCTGAAGCAAATCATGGATCAATTACGGAATCTCATTTGGGACATAAATGCCATGTTGGCAATGAGAAACTGA